The following proteins come from a genomic window of Hydractinia symbiolongicarpus strain clone_291-10 chromosome 2, HSymV2.1, whole genome shotgun sequence:
- the LOC130629747 gene encoding ubiquitin carboxyl-terminal hydrolase 51-like — protein MSILPLPVSNKITGFIKAFLQPEYMPGNDRWMCPQCSSLQDSTRETVFTQCGDILIIQLKRFNCIQGRSVKNNKFVSCLAQGHETLKVYSHPAEDISFTNQYKLTATNNHSGTLAAGHYWAFIRDQGVKTWLKCDDRAVISVKPSDLDNSTVLPFCKEAKLAHLVYRVNDPAIPDVTKKLYKGFSFLSFLFP, from the exons ATGTCCATTCTGCCACTCCCTGTTTCAAACAAAATAACAGGCTTCATTAAAGCTTTTTTGCAACCAGAATATATGCCTGGAAATGACAGATGGATGTGCCCACAGTGCTCTTCCCTTCAAGACAGTACCCGGGAAACTGTCTTCACCCAGTGTGGAGATATACTGATCATCCAACTGAAAAGGTTTAACTGTATCCAAGGAAGAtctgtgaaaaataataaatttgtttcttgcctCGCCCAAGGTCACGAAACCCTAAAAGTTTATTCCCATCCTGCGGAGGATATATCATTCACAAACCAATATAAATTAACCGCCACTAATAATCATTCAGGCACACTGGCGGCTGGTCACTACTGGGCTTTCATAAGAGATCAGGGTGTTAAAACATGGTTAAAATGTGATGATAGGGCAGTGATTAGTGTCAAGCCATCTGATCTAGATAACTCCACAGT GTTACCG TTCTGTAAGGAGGCTAAGTTGGCTCACTTAgtctacagggttaacgatcctgCTATACCTGATGTTACGAAGAAGCTATATAAGGGGTTTTCATTTCTATCTTTCTTGTTTCCGTGA